GGCCGCATGCCGCCGCCGCGCAGCGGGGCCTGACGCTGATCGAGCTGATGGTGTCGATCGCCATCACGCTGATCATCGTGGCGGCTCTGATCACCCTGTACCTCAACGTGTCGCGCTCCAACCGCGAGATGGTCAAGGTCAACCGCCAGATCGAGAACGGGCGGCTTGCAGTGCATGTCCTGGAGAACGAGGTCGCGCACGCCGGCTTCTGGGAAAACTACATGCCCCAGTTCGACGACCTGACCCTGACCACCGTGCCCGCCGACGTGCCGGCCGGCGCAGCGCCCGATCCCTGCCTGGCCTATACGGCCGCCAACTGGACCGATGCCTACAAGCGCAGCCTGCTCGACATTCCCGTGCAGATCTACGAGGACGTCCCCGCCGGCTGCGCCGCAATCGTGACCCACAAGAAGGCCGATACCGATGTGCTTGTGGTGCGTCATGCCGAGACCTGCTTCCCGTCGGCGGCGCCATCCAACTGCGAAGCGGAAGTCGCCGGCAGGCTCTACTTCCAGTCGTCGCTGTGCGCGACGCAGACGCCCTCGACTTTCGAGCTGAACATCGCAGGCTTCAACGGCATCCTGCGCAAGGATTGCACCGCGGCCGCACCCAAGCGCAGGTTCATCTCCGACATCTACTATGTACGGGACTACGCCGAAGCCGAGGGCGACGGCATCCCGACACTGGTGCGCTCGCGCCTGGACGCCGCGGGCGGTACGCCCGCCTATACGGAGCCGGTGGCGCTGATCGAGGGCATCGAGGGCCTTCGCGTGGAACTGGGGCTGGATACGCTGGGCAAGACCGGCCTGGCCGTCAACTACACGCAGGCCATCAACTGGCTCGATGCCAGCAACAAGACGACACCGACCAATCGAGGAGACGGCAGTCCCGACGGCGCCTTCGTGCGCTGCACCACCGGCACGCCGTGCACGGCAGACCAGTTGATCAACACGGTCGCCGTGAAGCTCTACCTCCTGGCACGCAGCATCGAGCCCTCGCCAGGCCATGCCGACAACAAGACCTACAAGCTCGGCAGCGCCGCGACCCTTCCTGCGTACAACGACCCGTACAAGCGGCACGTGTTCTCCACCACCGTGCGCCTGACCAACGTCGCAGGCCGAAGGGAGACGCCGCCGTGAGAACCAACCGCCCGAGCCGGCAGCGCGGCGCCGCGCTGATCGTCGGCCTCATCATGCTGGTGCTGATCACGCTGACCGTGGTCGTCGCCTTCAACGTCAGCATCACCAACCTCAAGTCGGTGGGCAACATGCAGACGCGCAACGAGGCCGTCGCCGCAGCCAACCGCGCGATCGAGGAAGTAGCCGCCTCGTTGTTGCCGCCCAACGCGGACGGCAGCCCGTCGATGGTGGCGCCGACGGCGACCGTCAGCCTGGTCGACATCAACAACGACGGAAAGACGGACTACACCGTGCAGATCGCAGCACCGACCTGCGCACGGGTAACCAAGGCCTCGGGCGGAGGCGGCGGCACGACAACCGGCCCAGGCGGCATCACCGGGGGCGGTTCCTCCAGCGGCTCGGGCCTGACCACGCTGCCGGATCAATACAACGCTGTGTGGGACATCAGCACCACCGTGACCGACGCCGCCACCGGCGGCTCGACCGCGGTCCGTCAAGGCGTGCGCGTGCTGATGAGCCAGGCGCAGTTCGAAGCTTTCTGCCCCTGAGGGGTTCTTTCTGCGATCAGACGATGAACAGGTTCGACAAATGAAAAAGAACTTTCTCAACCCTTTGTGGACCGCTGCCCTGCTGGCGCTGCAGCTGGCGGCACCAGCGCGGGCGGAGGACATCGACCTGTTCACCGGCTACACGCCGGCCGTGACGGATCTTCCCAACGTGATCTTCGTGCTGGACAACACCGCCAACTGGAACCAGCCCTTCGACGCTGAGATGACGGCCCTGGCGAGCGCCTTCGCAAGCCTCAAGCCCAACAGGTTCCGTGTCGGCCTGATGATGTTCAGCGAAACAGGCAACGGCAATTCCAACGTCGACGGGGCCTATGTGCGCGCCGCTGTCCGCACGCTGGACGACGGTACCAAGCTCAAGTACGGCGAACTCTTTCGCCAGGGCAGTCCCGGCAGGCTCGACAAGCTCGACGACAAGTCCAATGGCGGCAAGGTCGGCAAGACCATGGTGGAGATCCACCGCTACCTCACCGGCGGCGAGCCGATGGCCGGCAACAACAAGCTGAAGACGGACTACACCGGAAACGTCACGGGCACCGCGGCGTCGAGGGCCATCTACGCATTGCCTGGCAACGCCCTGAGCGCATTCAACGGTACGGCCTACAACAGCCCGAACACGGCCCACTGCACCGGCACCTACGTCATCTACATCAGCAACGGCGCTCCGCAGGACAACACCAGCGACACCAAGACGGCAGCCGATGCGCTGCGGGCTGCCGGCGGCACGACGACCACCATCACCCTGAGCCCCAGCGGATCGCAGGACAACATGGCGGATGAATGGGCCAAGTTCCTGAACACCAGCCTCGGCGTGAAGGTCTACACCATCGAGGCCGCCGCGGCAGCCGGCGGCCAGGGGCCCGGCTGGACCGCGCTGCTCAAGAGCATGGCCGGCCAGAGCAAAGGCGAGTATTACGACCTGACCACAAAGCCCGACCTGGGCGCGGCACTGGGCGACGCGCTCAACGACATCTTCAGCAAGATCCAGTCCGTCAACAGCGTGTTCTCCTCGGTGAGCCTGCCCGTGAGCGTCAACACGCAAGGCACCTACCTGAACCAGGTGTTCGTCGGCATGTTCCGCCCCGACCAGGATGCCTTGCCGCGCTGGAACGGCAACCTCAAGCAGTACAAGCTGGGCCTGGACGGAAACAAGCAGCTGATCCTGCAGGACGCCGACGATGCCAACGCCATCAACACCGAAACCGGCTTCATTGCTCCCTGCGCACGCAGCTTCTGGACCCCCGCGCGCAGCGACACCGACAAGTACTGGAGTTTCCGTCCGGCCGGCGACTGCATCGGCAAGGAAGTCGCCGACAGTCCTGACGGCAACATCGTGGAAAAGGGTGCCCAGGGCTATCTGTTGCGACACATGACGGTGGCCGCTCGTAACGTCAAGACGTGCGCGCCTGGTGCCTGCACCGGCTTGATCGACTTCAGCACCGGCAATGTGACGCGCTCGGCCGTCGGCGTAGCGACCGACGCCGACCGCAACACCCTGGTCAACTGGGTCCGCGGCGAGGACAACAAGGGCGACGAGAGGCTGGACAGCAGCGGCAACCCCTTGAAGGATTCCAACGGCAATCCCCTGACCTACCCCGACATGCGCCCATCGGTGCATGGCGACGTGGTCCATTCGCGCCCGGTGGCCATCAACTACGGCACCGATGCAGCGCCGCAAGTGGTGGTGTTCTATGGCGGCAACGATGGCGCCCTGCGCGCGATCAATGGCAATCGCAGCACCACGAGCACACTGTTCGGTTCGGCCCCTGCCGGCAGCGAGCTGTGGTCGTTCATCCCGCCGGAGTTCTACGGCAGCCTGAAGCGGTTGCGCGACAACACCGTCCGCATCAACTATCCCCAGACCGCGGCCACGACCACCGGCGCCGCTGCACCCAAGCCCTATGGCATGGATGGCCCGGTTTCCGCCTACCGGCAGGGCAGCGATACCTGGCTGTTCGCAACCATGCGCCGCGGCGGTCGCGCGCTTTATGCATTCGACGTGTCGAGCCCGACGGCGCCCACGCTCAAGTGGCGCAAGGGCTGCCCGAACCAGGACAACGACACCGGATGCGACACCGGCTTCGAAGGCATCGGCCAGACCTGGTCGGCGCCGAAGGTCGTCAAAGCCTCGGGCTACAGCAGCGGACCGCTGCTGGTCTTCGGCGGCGGCTACGACAAGTGCGAGGACGTCGACACGAACGACCCCGCAAAAGCCTGCAGTTCGAGCACCAAGGGCAACAAGGTCTATGTGCTCGATGCCAACCAGGGTACGGTGCTCAAGACCTTCACCACGAACCGCGCGGTGTCCGGCGAGGTCACGATCGTCACCGATGCCACGGGCCTGGCGAAGTACGCCTACGCGGCCGACCTGGGCGGCAACGTCTACCGCATCGACATCAAGGACGCGGCACCCGGCGCCTGGACCATGATGACGCTCGCCTCGCTGGGTTGCGACGATGCCGTGGGCTGCACCCCCAACCGCAAGTTCATGTTCGGCCCGGACGTCGTCGAGGACAACGGCGTGTACGTGCTGCTCCTGGGCTCGGGCGACCGCGAGAAGCCACTCCAGTACTACAGCAATGCCTTGTCCGTTGCCAACCGCTTCTACATGCTGGTGGACAAGCCCTCCGACGACACCTGGCTGAACGCCGAACCCGCACGCTGCGGCGCCGTCAAGGTGCTGTGCCACCAGTCGCTGGTGGCGATCACGGGCACGTCGACGCCGACCGGCACCGAACTGGCGGCCAAGAAGGGCTGGTATCTGGCGCTGGCGGCTGGCGAGCAGGTCGTGACCTCGTCCGTCACGGCCTATGGCACCACCACGTTCAGCACCCACATACCGACCGACCCCTCCAGGCAGAGCCAGACCTGCCGCGCCGACCTCGGCACAGCCAACGTCTACAACGTCTCCTATCTCGACGCCTCGCCCCCGCAGGGAGGGGCGCGTTCCGACGTGATCGTCGGTGGCGGTCTGGCCCCCTCTCCTTTCGTGGGCCGGGTCAGGGACGACAACGGCGGCCAGCGCGACGTGGTCATCGGAGGCAGCCGGGACTCCGTGCTGAGCCCCAAGGAGGCTGTCGGCAAAGCCGCCTTCCGCCAGCCCAAGGGCCGGGTCTACTGGTTCATCCAGAAGTGAGCGCTGCAGACGTCCATCGCTCGCGCGCGGGGAGGCTCGGACACCGTTCGGGCAGGCGCCCGCGCGGCTTCACCCTGATCGAGCTGATGGTCACGATCACGGTGCTGGCGATTCTGCTCGCAGTGGCCGTGCCCTCCTTCGATGGAATCCGCCTTTCCAGCCGACTGACTTCGTACGCCACCGATCTGATGGCCGGCAGTCAGTTGGCACGCACGGAGGCGATCAAGCGCAACGCCCCAGTCACGATGTGCGCGTCGGCCAATGGCACCAGCTGCAGCACCTCCGGCGGCTGGGAGTCCGGCTGGATCGTGCTCAGCGGCGCGACGGTCATCCACCAGCAGCCGGCGGCCGCCGCGGGCTACAAGCTCACGGAAGGCGGCGGCACCACCTCGCTGACCTTCGAGTCCACCGGCGTCGGCGCCAGCCAGGCCACCTTTACCATCTGCCGCGCAAGCCCCAGCGTGGGCGGCCAGGAACGCGTGGTCAAGATCAGCGCCACCGGGAGGGCATCGATCACGCGGACGGCGCTCGGCACCTGCGCCTGAAGGCGGGCGAGGGATTTTTCATGCGATGCTCGGCGACATGCAAAATCGGCCGGCCGAGTCCCCTTCGGCGCCACAACAACAACGGAGCTTAGGCATGGGGCGGGCCCCTCACTGACATGGAAAACCAGCTCGCCTGGGCACTTGCAGCCTGCGCACGCGTCATGCGCCCGGTGGTCCGGCTCGCATTGGCCATGGGAGTCAAGCATCCCCATCTCGAGGAAATGCTGCGCGACCTGCTGCTGGACGAGGCGCGCCGTTCCTGGCAGGCCCAGGGCGTCAAGAACCCCAACATCAGCCAACTCTCGGTATCGACGGGGCTCAACCGCAAGGCCGTCACGGCCAAGGTCCGCGAGCTGGGTGAAACCCTGCCCCATACCGAAATGTCGGCGGCCGCCAAGACCTTCACCCTGTGGCTGCAGATGCTGGCCGAGCATCCCGAGCACCGGCGCCTGCCCGTCGTGGCCGGAGCCGGCGTGCCTTCCTTCGAAACGGTGGCCAGGCAAGCCAGCCGCGGCAACATGCACCATCGCGCCATCCTGGACGAGCTGGCCCGCCTGAACATGGTGGCCGAGCACGAAGGCCACGTCGAGATCACGGCCGACGCCTTTGTGCCCGCGAAGGATCTGCAGTCCATGCTGGCCTTCTTCGGCGACAACGCCCGAGATCACCTGCTGGCCGCCGTCTCCAACACCCTGGGCGAACGGGCGCCCATGCTCGAGCGCGCGGTCTACGCCAACGGCGTGACCCTGCAGGACTGCCAAGGTATCGAGCAATTGGTCCGGCAACGTTGGAGCAGCCTGCATCACGAGCTGACGCACGAGATGACACGAGCCGTCGCCTCGGTCGCCGGAAACGCATCGGGCCGAATCCGCGTCGGCATCTACACCTACTACGAGGCCGAATCGGCCACGCCGGCCGAGCCGGGATCCGGCGTGCCCGGGACGGCGCAATAGGGGACAAAGAATGAAGAACAGCCTCGTGCGAAGCTGCCTGATCGCAGCATCGATGACCCTGCTGCTCTCGTGCGGAGGTGGCAGCGACGGCGGCAGCTTCGCTCCCGTCGGCGCAAGCGGCGTGTCGTCGGGTACCGCATTCCGAGGCCTGTACCGCGACGCCTCGGGTGGCGACGGCAGGTCGGCATCCGAAGGCGGGTCGACATCCGCAGATGGAGCGAGCGCACCGGATGGAACAGATGCCGCAGATGGATCGGGCACATCGGACGGTTCCACGACGACCGCTGCCGGCGGCGAGGACTCGGGCGTCGGATCGGGCGGCACCGGCGTGAGCACCGCGGACGCCGTGGGCATCGGCGGGGTCGACGGCCTGGGCAGCATCATCGTCAATGGCCTGCGCTACGACACCGACAGCGCCATCTTCAGCGTCGAGGACGCCCCGGCCCTGCAGATCGGCATGACCGCCAAGGTCACCGGCCCCTTCAACGCCGACTTCACCAGCGGCGTCGCGAAGCATGTGGCATCCGCCGCGGAACTGCGCGGACCGATCGCCGGCGTGGACCTTGCCGGCGGCAGCTTCTCCCTCATGGGCACCACCGTGACCACGGACGAAGCAACGGTGTGGGCCACGGCGACGGGCCTGACCGGGCTGCTGCCGGGCGCAGCGGTTCAGGTCTGGGGCCTGCCCGCCGCACCCGGCGTGCTTCGCGCCACGCGGGTCGAGCAGCATCCGGCGAACTCGGCGCCGATCGCCACCGGCACGGTGCAAAACCTGAACACCGGCTCGCGCGTCTTCACGCTGGGGAGCCTGAGCGTCGACTACGGCACGGCCTCCTTCAGGGGCGGCATCGACGCCAGCACCCTGGCGAACGGCGCCATCGTGCGCGTGCGTGCCGCCGCCCAGGCAACGCCGGGCGTGCTGTCGGCCATGGTAGTGGAAGCGTGGCACACGGTGCCGCAGGCGAGCAGCACGCCGGTTCAGCTGGCCGGCATCATCACCGACTACGCGGCACTGGCCTCGTTCCGGCTGCTGGGCACGACGGTCGATGCCGCCTCGGCGCAGATCACCGGTGGCCCTGCCAATGCCATCGGCAACGGCGTGAAGGTGGAAGTCGGCGGCACCATGACAGGCGGCGTCCTCGTCGCGACGAAGCTCATGATCAGGCATGTTCCGGGGACTGGCGGGCCGGCATCGTTCAAGGTCATCGGCCCGGTGGCCGGCTACAGCTCCCCGGCGAGCTTCCTGGTGCGCGGCCAGCAGGTGGACGCCAGCGGCCCAGGCGTCGCTTTCGTCAACGGCACCGTGGCCAATCTGTTCAACGGCGCAAGAGTGACGGTATCGGGCTCGCAGATCGTCAACGGCGTGCTGGTCGCCCGGCAGGTCAGCTTCGATTGAGGATGACCCGCCGGCGAATGCGCCCGAGGGGCTTCAGCGCTCGCCGCGCACGACCAGGCTCACGCCCACCGCCGTCATCGCGATGCCCACCAGCGTGGCCACCGTGATCGGCTCGGCAAAGAGAAGCCAGGCCATCAGCGCGGTGCAGGGCGGCACGAGGTACAGCAGGCTGGTGACGGCCGTGGCGGTCCCGCGCTGGATCAGCATGTACAACAGCGAACTGCCGCCCAGCGACAAGGCCAGCACGGACCAGGCCATCGCCCCGCCCGAATAAAGGTTCCACTGGATGCTGTCGGCCTCCAGGGCCGCGAAGGGCAGCGTGACCAGCAGCGCCGCCCCGAGCTGTATCGCGCCCGCGATGCGCACGTCGCACGGTGCGACGAAGCGCTTCTGATACAGCGTCCCCGCGGTGATGGAAAGGAGCGCCATCAGCGCCAGCCCCATGGTCAGCGCGCTCACTTCCCCGCCCTGCCCGAGCTTGCGCAGCACCACCAGCACGAGGCCGGTGAAGCCCAGTGCGAGGCCGGCCCATTGGCGGCGCGAGATCGCGCCACCGTGCATCGACAGCCAGACGGCCGTGAGCACGGGCTGGATGCCGACCAGCAGGGCGACCAGCCCCGAGCCCATGCCGGCGCGGACCGCGGCCCACACGCCGCCGAGATAGCCCGCCTGCATCAGGATGCCGGTGACCGCCAGATGCGCCCACTGCGCACGCTCGAGTGGCCAGCGCACGCGCGCTGCCCACACCCAGGCCAGGAAGCAGAGCACAGACAGCGCATAGCGCACCGCCAGGAACTTGAGCGGCGGGGCATAGGGCATGCCGTAACGCGCCACGATGAAGCCGGTGCTCCAGATCAGCACGAAGACCACGGGCATGGCCCGCACCCATCCCGAAGAAGCCGGCGCCTCGGCCGCCGTCATTTGGCGCGGGCCCGGATCTCCGGAACGGCCTTCTGGAGGTAGTAGACCATCGACCAGACCGTGAGCACGGCCGAGATCCAGATCAGCCACTGGCCCCAGGTGCCGGTGTCGATCACGCCGAACAGGACGCCATCGAAAAGCAGGAACGGGATCGCGACCATCTGCACGACGGTCTTGATCTTCCCGATCATGTGGACCGCCACGCTCTTGGCGGCGCCGATCTGCGCCATCCATTCGCGCAAGGCAGAAATGGCGATCTCGCGGCCGATGATGATCAGGGCCACGAACACGTCGGCGCGGTTCAGGTGCACCAGCACCAGCAGCGAGGCGCACACCAGGAACTTGTCGGCCACCGGATCGAGGAAGGCGCCGAAGGCAGAAGTCTGGTTGAGCCGCCGTGCAAGGAAGCCGTCGAGCCAGTCGGTGGCGGCGAACACGATGAACAGCACCGTGGCCACGATGTTGCGCATCGGCTCGCTCAGGGGCAGGTAGAACACCCCCACGATCAGCGGGATCGCGACGATGCGCGTCCACGTCATGATGGTGGGGAGCGTCCAGAACATGGCGAGGAGTATATGGCTCGCCCCGGGGCCTGCCCGCTTCGCGGGCTAGTGCAGCGCCCTGTAGATCTCCTGCGCCAGTTCGAAGGCGATGCCGTCGACCGATGCGATGTCCTCCACGCTCGCGGCCGCCACGCCGCGGATGCCGCCGAAGCGCTGCAGCAGCCGCGCCCGGCGCTTGGGCCCGATGCCGGGGATGTCCTCGAGCTGGCTGCCGCCGACCCGCACCTTGGCGCGCTTCGCACGCATGCCGGTGATGGCGAAGCGATGCGCCTCGTCGCGGATCTGCGCGACCAGCATCAGGGCCGCCGAGTCGCGGCCGAGGTACACCTTGTCGCGCCCGTCGGCAAAGACCAATTCCTCCAGGCCCACCTTGCGCCCCTCGCCCTTCTCCACCCCGACGATCAGCGACAGCGGCAGCCCCAGTTCGCCGAACACCTCGCGCGCCATCGACACCTGGCCCTTGCCGCCGTCGACCAGCACCAGGTCCGGCATGCGCGCTCCACGCGTGCCCGGCCGGGCATCGCTGCCGGCGCCGGCCGCATCGCCCGCCGGCGGCGCATCGGTCTCTGCTGCCATCGCCTCGGCCAGCTTGCCGTAGCGGCGATGAAGCACCTGGCGCATCGCGGCATAGTCGTCGCCCGGCGTGATGCCCTCGATGTTGTAGCGGCGGTACTCGCGGTTCTGCATCGCGTGATGCTCGAAGACCACGCAGGAAGCCTGCGTGGCCTCGCCCGCCGTGTGCGAGATGTCGAAACACTCGACGCGGAAGTTGTCGAGGTTGTCCGGCGCGAGCTCCAGCGCATCCACCAGCGCGCGCGTGCGCGCCTGTTGCGAGCCTTCCTCGGCCAGAAGGCGCGCGAGCTGCAGGCCCGCGTTGGTCTGCGCCATCTCCAGCCAGTGCCGGCGCTGCTCGCGCGGCTGGAACACGGCCGTCACCCGCGTGCCGGCCTGCTGCGAGATGGCTTCGATCAGCTCGCGGTTCACCAGCTCGCTCAGCACCAGCGTGGGCGGCACCGGCACGTCGATGTAGTGCTGGGCGACGAAGGCCTCGAGCACCTGGACCTCGACCGACCCGGCAAAGGCGCCCGGGGCCTCCTCGCCTTCGACGTCCTGGGCACCCTGCTCCATCTGCGCCGCATCCTCGATGTGAACCGGAAAGTAGGCGCGGTCGCCCAGGTGCCGGCCGCCACGCACCATCGCGAGGTTGACGCAGGCCTTGCCGCCCTGCACCTTGACCGCGAGGATGTCCACGTCCTTGTCGGAGGCGATCTCGATCGACTGCTGGTGCAGCACGCGCGACAGCGCCGACATCTGGTTGCGCAGCTCGGCCGCCTGCTCGAACTCCAGCTTCTCGGCATGCGCCGTCATGCGCGCCTCGAGCTGGGACAGCACCGCCTGCGTGTCGCCCAGCAGGAAGGCCTCGGCATTCGCCACGTCCTGCGCATAGGCCTCGGGCGTGATGTAGCCCACGCACGGGCCGGTGCAGCGCTTGATCTGGTAGAGCAGGCAAGGCCGCGTGCGGTTGGCGTACACCGTGTCCTCGCAGGTGCGCAGCCTGAAGACCTTCTGCAGCAGCTGGATCGATTCCTTCACCGCCCAGGCGCTCGGATACGGGCCGAAGTACCGATGCTTGCGGTCGACGGATCCGCGGTAGTACGCCAGGCGCGGGAAGGCATGCGACGCGATCTTCAGATAGGGGTAGCTCTTGTCGTCCCGGAACAGGATGTTGTAGCGGGGCTTGAGCGTCTTGATCAGGTTGTTCTCGAGCAGGAGCGCCTCGGCCTCGGAGCGCACCACGGTGGTCTCCATGCGGGCGATCTTCGAGATCATGTGGCCGATGCGCGTGCCGGCGTGGTTCTTCTGGAAATAGTTGGCCACGCGCTTTTTCAGGTTGCGCGCCTTGCCCACGTACAGCACCGCGCCCGCGGCGTCGAAATAGCGGTAGACGCCCGGCAGTTGCGGAAGCGCCGCAACCTCGCTGAGCAATTGGTCGGAATGCGTGTCTGACATCGGGCGCTATTGTGCTGGCGCGAGCGCGGCCGGTTGCGGGGAACGGGCTGTAGAGTATCCCGCGATGCGCTGGGACATTTTCTGCAAGGTCATCGACAACCATGGCGACGCCGGCGTGTGCTGGCGGCTGGCCTGCGGGCTCGCGGCCGCCGGCGACGCGGTCCGGCTGTGGATCGACGACCCGTCGGCACTGGCATGGATGGCGCCGCAGGGGCACGAGGGGGTCCGCGTGGTCACGTGGACCGAGGCCGGCGCAGCGCGGGAAGCCGGCGCCGAGCCCCCGCCGGACGTGCTGATCGAGGCCTTCGGCTGCGACCCCGCGCCGGAGCTCGTCGCGCGCTTCGCGGAACCCGTCCCGCAGGGCACGCCGCGGCGGGTCTGGCTCAATCTCGAATACCTTTCCGCGGAGCCCTACGTCGAACGCCTGCATGGACTGCCTTCGCCCGTGTTCAAGGGCCCAGGCGCGGGCCTGACGAAGCACTTCTTCTATCCCGGCTTCACCCGCGCGACGGGCGGGCTGCTGCGCGAGGAAGACCTGCCGGCGCGCCGCGCGCGCTTCGACCGCGCCGCCTGGCTCGCGCAGCAGAACATCCTCTGGAACGGCGAGCGCCTGGTCTGCCTCTTCTGCTACGAACCGCCGGCGCTCGGGGCCCTGCTGGCACGCTTCGAGCAAGCGGGCGAGCCCACTCGCCTGCTGGTGACCGCCGGACGCGCATCCCGTGCCCTGCCGCCCGGACCCGCCCAGCGCGGCGCGCTGTCGATCCACTGGCTGCCCTACCTGTCCCAGGCCGATTTCGACCACCTGCTGTGGGCCTGTGACCTGAACTTCGTGCGGGGCGAGGACTCGCTGGTGCGCGCACTCTGGGCCGGCGCGCCCTTCGTGTGGCAGATCTACGCCCAGGACGACGACGCCCACCACACCAAGCTCGACGCCTTCCTGGACTGGCTGGAGGCTCCGCCCGTGCTGCGCCGCCTTCACCACCTCTGGAACGGCATGGCCGAGGGGGAACTGCCGGACCTCGGCCCGTCGGCCCTGGCGCCGTGGCAGGCAGCCACGGCCGCCGCGCGCGATCGGCTGCTCGAACAGGACGGCCTTGTGACTCGATTGCGGCGGTTCGTCGCCCAAAAAAGTTAGAATTGCGGGCTTTGCGGATTTCCGGCCGGCCTAGCCCAGGTGCCGCTGCATCCGCTGAACCCGCCGCGGTGAATGTGTCAGAGGATCCAGGCCCAGACACACCGAGCGGCCAACATCCAGAGACCCTGACTATGAAAATCGCTCAAGAAATCCGCGCCGGCAACGTGATCATGCACGGCAAGGACCCAATGGTCGTGCTCAAGACCGAGTACAGCCGCGGCGGCCGCAATTCCGCCACCGTGCGCATGAAGCTCAAGAGCCTGATCGCCAACTTCAACACCGAAGTCGTGTTCAAGGCAGATGACAAGATGGAACAGATCGTGCTCGACAAGAAGGAGTGCACCTACTCCTACTTCGCCGACCCGATGTACGTCTGCATGGACAGCGAGTTCAACCAGTACGAGGTCGAGGCCGAGAACATGGGTGACGCCCTCAACTACCTCGAGGACGGGATGCCGGTCGAAGTGGTGTTCTACGACGGCAAGGCCATCTCGGTCGAACTGCCCACCAGCGTCGAACGCGAGATCACCTGGACCGAGCCGGCCGTCAAGGGCGACACCTCGGGCAAGGTGCTGAAGCCCGCCAAGATCGCCACCGGCTTCGAGGTCCCCGTGCCGCTGTTCGTCTCCCAGGGCGATCGCATCGAGATCGACACCCGCACGGGCGAATACCGCAAGCGCGTCTGAGCGGCTCCCGCATTCGCGTCAAGGGCTCCTTCGGGAGCCTTTTTTGCGTACGCTAGACCTCATGGACACCGCCCCTTCTCGAAGGTGACGGGCGTCACGGACGCTTCTGACCGAGCTGCTCCAGGAATGCAGGCCGGGTCGTGCAGCGCGCACAATCCTAGGCCGATCTCCGCACCAGACCATGCCCAACAACGCACACGACCTCCACAACAAGCGCCTCGCCGACGCCTGGGCCACCCTCCAGGCCCATGCGGACAAGGGCCTTCCTCTCAATGCCGATCCCTCGCGACTCGCCTTTGCCGACCCCGAGTTCCTGTTGCGGCGGGAAACGCGCGGGTTGCGCATGCAGCTCGAGCTGATGAAACCCGACCTCGAGATGCGTGCCCACGGCATCGAGAACACCGTGGTGGTGTTCGGCAGCGCGCGTTTCCGCAGCGAGGAGGAATCCGGTGCCCTGATCGCCCAGGCCGACGCCGCCGGCGACGCCGTGGCCGCCGCGCGCTGGCGCAGGCTGGCGCGCAGCTCGCACTACTACGAGAAGGCGCGCGCCCTCGGAAAGCTGATCGCCCAGTACAGCGACGACAAGGACCCGGAAGACAAGCTCTTCGTCTGCACCGGCGGCGGCCCCGGGATCATGCAGGCCGCCAACCGCGGCGCCTACGAGGGCGGCGGACTCTCGGTCGGCCTGGCCATCGCGCTGCCGATGGAGGAGGAAGCCAATCCGTACGTCACGCCGGCGCTGAGCTTCAAGTTCCACTACTTCGCGATCCGCAAGATGCATTTCATGATGCGGGCGAAGGCGCTGGTGGCCTTCCCGGGCGGCTTCGGC
Above is a window of Variovorax sp. RA8 DNA encoding:
- the earP gene encoding elongation factor P maturation arginine rhamnosyltransferase EarP, translated to MRWDIFCKVIDNHGDAGVCWRLACGLAAAGDAVRLWIDDPSALAWMAPQGHEGVRVVTWTEAGAAREAGAEPPPDVLIEAFGCDPAPELVARFAEPVPQGTPRRVWLNLEYLSAEPYVERLHGLPSPVFKGPGAGLTKHFFYPGFTRATGGLLREEDLPARRARFDRAAWLAQQNILWNGERLVCLFCYEPPALGALLARFEQAGEPTRLLVTAGRASRALPPGPAQRGALSIHWLPYLSQADFDHLLWACDLNFVRGEDSLVRALWAGAPFVWQIYAQDDDAHHTKLDAFLDWLEAPPVLRRLHHLWNGMAEGELPDLGPSALAPWQAATAAARDRLLEQDGLVTRLRRFVAQKS
- a CDS encoding DMT family transporter — protein: MTAAEAPASSGWVRAMPVVFVLIWSTGFIVARYGMPYAPPLKFLAVRYALSVLCFLAWVWAARVRWPLERAQWAHLAVTGILMQAGYLGGVWAAVRAGMGSGLVALLVGIQPVLTAVWLSMHGGAISRRQWAGLALGFTGLVLVVLRKLGQGGEVSALTMGLALMALLSITAGTLYQKRFVAPCDVRIAGAIQLGAALLVTLPFAALEADSIQWNLYSGGAMAWSVLALSLGGSSLLYMLIQRGTATAVTSLLYLVPPCTALMAWLLFAEPITVATLVGIAMTAVGVSLVVRGER
- a CDS encoding DUF5666 domain-containing protein, with the protein product MKNSLVRSCLIAASMTLLLSCGGGSDGGSFAPVGASGVSSGTAFRGLYRDASGGDGRSASEGGSTSADGASAPDGTDAADGSGTSDGSTTTAAGGEDSGVGSGGTGVSTADAVGIGGVDGLGSIIVNGLRYDTDSAIFSVEDAPALQIGMTAKVTGPFNADFTSGVAKHVASAAELRGPIAGVDLAGGSFSLMGTTVTTDEATVWATATGLTGLLPGAAVQVWGLPAAPGVLRATRVEQHPANSAPIATGTVQNLNTGSRVFTLGSLSVDYGTASFRGGIDASTLANGAIVRVRAAAQATPGVLSAMVVEAWHTVPQASSTPVQLAGIITDYAALASFRLLGTTVDAASAQITGGPANAIGNGVKVEVGGTMTGGVLVATKLMIRHVPGTGGPASFKVIGPVAGYSSPASFLVRGQQVDASGPGVAFVNGTVANLFNGARVTVSGSQIVNGVLVARQVSFD
- the pgsA gene encoding CDP-diacylglycerol--glycerol-3-phosphate 3-phosphatidyltransferase; the encoded protein is MFWTLPTIMTWTRIVAIPLIVGVFYLPLSEPMRNIVATVLFIVFAATDWLDGFLARRLNQTSAFGAFLDPVADKFLVCASLLVLVHLNRADVFVALIIIGREIAISALREWMAQIGAAKSVAVHMIGKIKTVVQMVAIPFLLFDGVLFGVIDTGTWGQWLIWISAVLTVWSMVYYLQKAVPEIRARAK
- the uvrC gene encoding excinuclease ABC subunit UvrC; its protein translation is MSDTHSDQLLSEVAALPQLPGVYRYFDAAGAVLYVGKARNLKKRVANYFQKNHAGTRIGHMISKIARMETTVVRSEAEALLLENNLIKTLKPRYNILFRDDKSYPYLKIASHAFPRLAYYRGSVDRKHRYFGPYPSAWAVKESIQLLQKVFRLRTCEDTVYANRTRPCLLYQIKRCTGPCVGYITPEAYAQDVANAEAFLLGDTQAVLSQLEARMTAHAEKLEFEQAAELRNQMSALSRVLHQQSIEIASDKDVDILAVKVQGGKACVNLAMVRGGRHLGDRAYFPVHIEDAAQMEQGAQDVEGEEAPGAFAGSVEVQVLEAFVAQHYIDVPVPPTLVLSELVNRELIEAISQQAGTRVTAVFQPREQRRHWLEMAQTNAGLQLARLLAEEGSQQARTRALVDALELAPDNLDNFRVECFDISHTAGEATQASCVVFEHHAMQNREYRRYNIEGITPGDDYAAMRQVLHRRYGKLAEAMAAETDAPPAGDAAGAGSDARPGTRGARMPDLVLVDGGKGQVSMAREVFGELGLPLSLIVGVEKGEGRKVGLEELVFADGRDKVYLGRDSAALMLVAQIRDEAHRFAITGMRAKRAKVRVGGSQLEDIPGIGPKRRARLLQRFGGIRGVAAASVEDIASVDGIAFELAQEIYRALH